One genomic segment of Ferrimonas sp. YFM includes these proteins:
- the greB gene encoding transcription elongation factor GreB: MKKANLITREGWNTLEQELKYLWKEERPRVTQAVQEAAALGDRSENAEYIYGKKRLREIDRRVRFLSKRMEQLRIVEPDPRQEGKVYFGAWVVLEAEEGGLSTYRLVGPDEFNVSEGKVSIDSPLARALLGKEVDDEVIVRTPEGEQVYYINEIRYKAAE; the protein is encoded by the coding sequence ATGAAAAAAGCCAATCTTATTACCCGAGAGGGGTGGAACACCCTGGAACAGGAACTGAAGTACCTCTGGAAGGAGGAGCGCCCACGGGTGACGCAAGCGGTGCAGGAGGCGGCGGCCCTGGGGGATCGCTCCGAAAACGCCGAATACATCTACGGCAAGAAGCGACTGAGGGAGATCGATCGCCGGGTACGCTTCCTCTCCAAACGGATGGAGCAGCTGCGCATCGTCGAGCCGGATCCCCGCCAGGAGGGCAAGGTGTACTTCGGGGCCTGGGTGGTCCTGGAGGCGGAAGAGGGCGGCCTGAGTACCTACAGGCTGGTTGGCCCGGATGAATTCAATGTCAGTGAGGGTAAAGTCAGTATCGACTCCCCCCTGGCGAGGGCCCTGCTGGGCAAAGAGGTGGACGACGAGGTAATTGTTCGTACGCCCGAAGGCGAGCAGGTCTACTATATCAATGAGATACGCTATAAGGCAGCGGAATAA
- the ompR gene encoding two-component system response regulator OmpR, with protein sequence MTQETSKVLVVDDDLRLRGLIERYLGEQGYQVRAAANAEQMDRLLERENFHLLVLDLMLPGEDGLSICRRLRQSNNEIPIVMLTAKGDEVDRIIGLELGADDYLPKPFNPRELLARIKAVLRRRPGEVPGAPSLKEQEVAFGEYRLNLATREMFKGEEPISLTSGEFAVLKVLVSHPREPMSRDKLMNQARGRDYSALERSIDVQVSRLRRLIEDDPSNPRYIQTVWGLGYVFVPDGSSAK encoded by the coding sequence ATGACTCAGGAAACCTCAAAGGTTCTGGTGGTAGATGACGACCTCAGGCTCAGGGGACTGATTGAACGTTACCTAGGTGAGCAGGGCTACCAGGTGCGGGCGGCCGCCAATGCCGAGCAGATGGATCGCCTGCTGGAGCGGGAGAACTTTCACCTGCTGGTGCTGGACCTGATGCTGCCCGGAGAGGATGGCTTGAGCATCTGCCGCCGTCTGCGCCAGTCCAACAATGAGATCCCCATAGTGATGCTCACCGCCAAGGGGGATGAGGTGGACAGGATCATCGGCCTGGAGCTGGGCGCCGATGACTATCTGCCCAAGCCGTTCAACCCCCGCGAACTGCTGGCCCGCATCAAGGCGGTGCTGCGCCGCCGCCCCGGTGAGGTGCCCGGCGCCCCCTCCCTCAAGGAGCAGGAGGTGGCCTTTGGCGAGTACCGTCTCAACCTGGCGACCCGTGAGATGTTCAAGGGGGAGGAGCCCATCTCCCTTACCTCCGGTGAATTTGCCGTACTCAAGGTGCTGGTTTCCCACCCGAGGGAGCCCATGAGCCGGGATAAGCTGATGAACCAGGCCCGTGGCCGGGACTACAGTGCCCTGGAGCGCTCCATCGATGTGCAGGTGTCTCGCCTGCGTCGTCTGATCGAGGATGATCCCAGTAACCCCAGGTACATTCAGACCGTCTGGGGCCTGGGCTACGTCTTCGTTCCCGACGGCAGCTCAGCCAAGTAG
- the envZ gene encoding two-component system sensor histidine kinase EnvZ, with the protein MVSRLLPRSNFGQTVLLIGCLLLINQLVSYISMDIYVVRPSTQQINQLLSRQVELLFRDLELDRTKLTVVDALRDKLADDNYMEVFTLPEARQNGLREARLYYVLSDQMSQYLGGEAEVRISFGEQYLIWIRPPQAPTVWLRVPLTGFDESVISPLTVYLMVIGALSVAGGWWFARQQSRPLRRLQRAALAVSRGKFPDPLPLKGPAEVVAVTQAFNQMSRSMKQLETDRQLLLAGVSHDLRTPLTRIRLASEMMSDQDSFLKEGIEHDIDDMNNIIDQFIEFVRGSPAEEHSRISLDELLQEAAQQESLRHTKVELSLGKVPPVPMPVIAIKRVLANLIENGVRYGGGDLKLSSGFDGRWVWFAVSDNGPGIPPKQIESLFEPFTQGDVARGSVGSGLGLAIVKRVVDSEGGRVELANRSHGGLRATVWLPRS; encoded by the coding sequence ATGGTCTCCAGACTGCTGCCCCGCAGCAACTTCGGCCAGACGGTTCTGCTGATCGGCTGCCTGTTGCTGATCAACCAGCTGGTGTCCTACATCTCCATGGACATCTATGTGGTGCGTCCCTCTACTCAGCAGATCAACCAGTTGCTCTCCCGTCAGGTGGAGCTGCTGTTCCGTGATCTGGAGTTGGACCGCACCAAGCTGACCGTGGTGGACGCCCTGAGGGACAAGCTGGCGGACGACAACTACATGGAGGTGTTTACCCTGCCAGAGGCCCGCCAGAATGGGCTGAGGGAAGCGCGGCTCTACTACGTGCTGTCGGATCAGATGTCTCAGTATCTGGGCGGTGAGGCCGAGGTGCGCATCTCCTTCGGAGAGCAGTATCTGATCTGGATTCGTCCCCCTCAGGCACCCACGGTGTGGCTGAGGGTGCCCCTGACCGGCTTCGATGAGTCGGTGATCTCCCCCCTGACTGTCTACCTGATGGTGATCGGTGCCCTGTCCGTGGCCGGTGGCTGGTGGTTTGCCCGTCAGCAGAGCCGGCCCCTGAGGCGGCTGCAGCGGGCCGCCCTGGCGGTTTCCCGGGGTAAGTTCCCCGATCCCCTGCCCCTGAAGGGGCCCGCCGAGGTGGTGGCGGTAACCCAGGCGTTCAACCAGATGTCCCGCTCCATGAAGCAGCTGGAAACCGACAGGCAGCTGTTGCTGGCCGGGGTGTCCCATGATCTGCGCACCCCCCTGACCCGCATCCGTCTGGCCAGTGAGATGATGAGCGACCAGGACAGTTTCCTGAAAGAGGGGATAGAGCACGACATCGATGACATGAACAACATCATCGATCAGTTCATCGAGTTTGTTCGAGGCAGCCCGGCGGAGGAGCACAGCCGAATCAGCCTGGATGAGCTGCTGCAGGAAGCGGCCCAGCAGGAGAGTCTGCGCCATACCAAGGTGGAGCTGAGCCTGGGCAAGGTGCCGCCGGTGCCCATGCCGGTGATCGCCATCAAGCGGGTGCTGGCCAACCTCATCGAAAATGGGGTGCGCTACGGCGGTGGCGATCTCAAGCTGAGTTCCGGCTTCGACGGCCGCTGGGTGTGGTTTGCCGTGTCCGATAACGGGCCGGGTATTCCGCCTAAACAGATTGAATCTTTGTTTGAACCCTTCACCCAGGGCGATGTGGCACGAGGCTCGGTAGGCTCAGGCCTGGGCCTGGCCATCGTCAAACGGGTGGTGGACAGTGAAGGTGGCCGGGTGGAGCTGGCCAACCGCAGTCATGGAGGCTTACGAGCGACCGTATGGTTACCCCGATCCTGA
- a CDS encoding S8 family peptidase, producing MAWEPAGQGGFKSFNLTLEDQSATGPQTRFIVRYKQENNAPFLFSFMGNGNQASLMKEKARTMAAQVGSDMRFVRSMALAKHHVFAMKGAMSKQEAKQVMETMLAADSNIESIELDQMLRPMATPNDPRYGDQWHYFESAAGMNLPAAWDSVTGAGTVVAVLDTGYRPHADLNGNILPGYDMINDTFVSVDGDGRDSDATDPGDHVQAGECGNGYPEQDQGSSWHGTHVAGTVAAVANNNTGVAGVAYGAKIVPVRVLGKCGGYTSDIADGIIWASGGSVPGVPANANPADVINMSLGGGGSCSSTTQNAINTARSNGATVVVAAGNSNQNAANFNPGNCDGVVNVAALGRDATRAYYSNYGSAIDVSAPGGAMSFAGDSNGILSTYNSGSLAPASDNYDYLQGTSMAAPHVAGLVALMYEADPTMDPDKAESILKSTARADSCSNCGVGLVDAAAAVAAAAGGDNGGGDGNGEGNSWTFDNLSASRRDWVMYEVEVPAGATNFTATISGGSGDADLYTRFGAQPTTRSYNCRPYESGNNESCVEANPSAGTWFVGIRAYRAFSGVTLNISYE from the coding sequence GCTGGAAGATCAGAGTGCAACCGGGCCTCAGACCCGTTTCATCGTTCGCTACAAGCAAGAGAACAACGCGCCCTTCCTGTTCTCCTTCATGGGCAACGGCAACCAGGCCAGCCTGATGAAAGAGAAGGCCCGTACCATGGCCGCTCAGGTGGGCAGTGATATGCGCTTCGTCCGCAGCATGGCCCTGGCCAAGCACCATGTGTTCGCCATGAAAGGCGCCATGAGCAAGCAAGAAGCCAAGCAAGTGATGGAAACTATGCTGGCCGCAGACAGCAACATCGAGTCCATCGAGCTGGACCAGATGCTGCGCCCCATGGCCACCCCCAACGATCCCCGCTACGGCGATCAGTGGCACTACTTCGAGTCCGCCGCCGGCATGAACCTGCCCGCAGCCTGGGACAGCGTAACCGGTGCAGGCACCGTGGTGGCGGTACTGGATACCGGTTATCGTCCCCATGCCGACCTCAACGGCAACATCCTGCCTGGCTACGACATGATCAACGATACCTTCGTCTCCGTGGACGGTGATGGCCGCGACAGCGATGCCACCGATCCCGGCGACCACGTCCAGGCCGGCGAGTGCGGCAACGGCTACCCCGAGCAGGACCAGGGCAGCTCCTGGCACGGTACCCACGTGGCCGGCACCGTGGCTGCGGTGGCCAACAACAACACAGGTGTGGCCGGTGTGGCCTATGGCGCCAAGATCGTGCCGGTTCGTGTTCTGGGTAAGTGTGGTGGTTACACCTCTGACATCGCCGACGGCATCATCTGGGCCTCAGGCGGCAGCGTACCCGGTGTCCCTGCCAACGCCAACCCAGCGGACGTAATCAACATGAGCCTGGGTGGCGGCGGCAGCTGCTCCTCCACCACTCAGAACGCCATCAACACCGCTCGCTCCAACGGTGCCACCGTGGTGGTAGCTGCCGGTAACTCCAACCAGAATGCCGCCAACTTCAATCCGGGTAACTGTGATGGCGTGGTCAACGTGGCCGCACTGGGCCGCGACGCAACCCGCGCCTACTACTCCAACTACGGCAGCGCCATCGACGTCTCTGCCCCGGGTGGTGCCATGAGCTTTGCCGGCGACTCCAACGGCATCCTCTCCACCTACAACAGCGGCAGCCTGGCGCCCGCATCCGACAACTACGACTACCTGCAGGGCACCTCCATGGCCGCCCCTCACGTAGCCGGCCTGGTAGCCCTGATGTATGAAGCGGATCCCACCATGGATCCCGATAAGGCGGAGAGCATCCTCAAGTCCACCGCCCGCGCCGACAGCTGCTCCAACTGTGGTGTTGGCCTGGTCGATGCGGCAGCCGCGGTGGCCGCCGCTGCCGGTGGCGACAATGGCGGTGGTGACGGCAATGGTGAAGGCAACAGCTGGACCTTCGACAACCTGTCTGCCTCCCGCCGTGACTGGGTGATGTATGAAGTGGAGGTGCCTGCCGGTGCCACCAACTTCACTGCCACCATCAGTGGCGGCAGCGGTGATGCCGACCTCTACACCCGCTTCGGCGCCCAGCCGACGACTCGCTCCTACAACTGCCGCCCCTATGAATCCGGCAACAACGAGAGCTGCGTAGAAGCCAACCCCAGCGCCGGCACCTGGTTTGTGGGCATTCGCGCCTACCGCGCCTTCTCTGGTGTCACCCTGAACATCAGCTACGAGTAA